Proteins encoded together in one Hevea brasiliensis isolate MT/VB/25A 57/8 chromosome 16, ASM3005281v1, whole genome shotgun sequence window:
- the LOC110644532 gene encoding trihelix transcription factor DF1 yields the protein MQGDSNTVLATSGDVVVTTTMDHEVVGVGAAAAAAAGAPNSSGEEDKSIVRVVEGDRTSYGSNRWPRQATLALLKIRSDMDAAFRDSSLKGPLWEEVSRKLAELGYHRSAKKCKEKFENVYKYHKRTKEGRTGKSEGKTYKFFDQLEALKNHQHQSQLPPPTPPPLPKPQTPITTAAATLPWSNNPPIVSHATVASTANTQNNNVAPSSPDHTINAMPISSSQPLNPSQTIFPSFQNLTSHLFSSSTSSSTASDEGFQATRKRKRKWKDFFERITKDVIKKQEELQRKFLETVEKHEQERMAREEAWRMQEMARINKEHEILIQERTTAAAKDAAVIAFLQKISGQQNSIQTLDIPQPPAPIAAPAPSSVPATAPSPALAQVPATAPPQPRPAPPARYVPVVMNLDVPKKDNEQNAVVSRSSRWPKVEVQALINLRTNLDTNYQKNGPKGPLWEEISSGMQKLGYNRSAKRCKEKWENINKYFRKVKESNKKRPEDAKTCPYFHELDALYKEKSKTNESSANHGGHASVHHPITTMEPLMVRPEQQWPLQHEKQSEKLTDHYDDIEEDDEDDGDTEEEDEGGGGGCFEVVASKPAAASLGNGE from the exons CCATGAAGTTGTCGGAGTTggcgctgctgctgctgctgctgctggtgCTCCAAATTCGTCGGGTGAAGAAGATAAAAGTATTGTTAGGGTTGTGGAAGGTGACCGGACGAGCTATGGTTCAAACCGGTGGCCAAGACAAGCAACTTTGGCCTTGTTGAAGATAAGGTCCGATATGGACGCAGCGTTTCGTGACTCAAGCCTCAAAGGTCCATTATGGGAAGAGGTTTCCAG GAAACTAGCTGAGCTTGGTTATCATCGAAGTGCCAAGAAATGTAAGGAGAAGTTCGAGAATGTGTACAAGTACCACAAGCGAACCAAAGAAGGCCGAACTGGCAAATCCGAAGGCAAAACTTATAAATTTTTCGATCAATTAGAAGCTCTCAAAAATCACCAGCACCAATCTCAGTTACCACCACCAACACCGCCGCCGCTACCAAAACCTCAAACTCCAATCACAACAGCTGCTGCCACATTGCCTTGGTCTAATAATCCTCCTATTGTTTCTCATGCAACTGTTGCATCAACAGCAAACACTCAGAATAATAACGTTGCTCCGTCATCACCTGATCATACAATCAATGCTATGCCAATATCTTCATCACAACCATTAAATCCTTCTCAAACTATTTTCCCATCTTTTCAGAATCTTACTTCCCATCTTTTTTCTAGTTCTACTTCCTCCTCGACAGCATCCGATGAAGGTTTTCAAGCAActcgaaaaagaaagagaaaatggaagGATTTCTTTGAGAGGATAACGAAGGATGTTATCAAGAAGCAAGAAGAGTTGCAAAGGAAGTTCTTGGAAACAGTAGAGAAACACGAACAGGAAAGGATGGCACGCGAGGAAGCTTGGAGAATGCAAGAGATGGCAAGGATTAATAAAGAGCATGAAATTTTGATCCAAGAACGGACCACCGCTGCTGCTAAAGATGCTGCAGTTATTGCATTCTTGCAAAAAATATCGGGACAGCAAAACTCAATACAAACGCTGGATATTCCCCAACCACCAGCACCAATAGCGGCACCAGCACCCTCTTCAGTTCCAGCTACAGCTCCGTCACCGGCACTTGCACAAGTACCCGCAACGGCGCCACCACAGCCTAGGCCAGCACCACCGGCTCGTTATGTACCAGTGGTAATGAATTTGGATGTTCCGAAAAAGGATAATGAACAGAATGCTGTTGTGTCAAGGTCTTCTAGATGGCCAAAAGTTGAAGTTCAAGCTCTCATTAATCTTAGAACCAATCTTGATACTAATTATCAAAAAAATGGACCTAAAGGACCTCTATGGGAGGAGATCTCATCTGGAATGCAAAAGCTTGGATATAACAGGAGTGCGAAAAGATGCAAAGAGAAATGGGAGAATATAAACAAGTATTTCAGGAAAGTGAAAGAAAGCAACAAGAAAAGGCCTGAAGATGCAAAAACATGCCCATACTTCCACGAACTCGATGCTCTATACAAGGAAAAGAGCAAGACTAATGAGAGTTCAGCCAACCATGGTGGTCATGCTTCAGTTCATCATCCTATAACCACAATGGAGCCCTTAATGGTCCGGCCGGAGCAGCAATGGCCTCTTCAACATGAAAAGCAGTCGGAGAAATTAACGGATCACTATGACGACATTGAGGAAGATGATGAAGACGACGGTGACACCGAGGAAGAAGATGAGGGAGGAGGAGGAGGTTGTTTTGAGGTAGTAGCAAGCAAACCTGCGGCTGCTTCACTGGGCAATGGTGAGTGA